In Quercus robur chromosome 10, dhQueRobu3.1, whole genome shotgun sequence, a genomic segment contains:
- the LOC126702354 gene encoding uncharacterized protein LOC126702354 translates to MASSNQAAGSQPQAPAPQPQAPWSQNPSQWYSLDFRYTVRGAPWFSSSQPTPHTPAETWDSRPQSSQPTRPPATRGAALRGRSDAARAQKCRTRGGKASCGVRGRGSK, encoded by the exons ATGGCCTCATCCAACCAGGCAGCAGGGTCACAGCCACAAGCTCCAGCTCCACAGCCACAAGCTCCATGGTCACAGAACCCAAGTCAATGGTACTCTTTAGACTTTAGGTACACAGTTAGAGGAGCTCCTTGGTTCTCTTCAAGCCAGCCAACACCACACACTCCTGCAGAAACATGGGACAGTAGACCACAATCATCACAG CCTACAAGACCACCTGCTACCAGAGGAGCTGCTTTGAGAGGAAGGAGTGATGCAGCTAGAGCTCAGAAATGTAGAACAAGAGGTGGAAAGGCCAGCTGTGGTGTGAGAGGCAGGGGCAGTAAATGA
- the LOC126703968 gene encoding uncharacterized protein LOC126703968, which yields METLFPTVEHRYCVKHINNNFKVNHKGMELKSILWRCAGTTSAREFEREMDHLKSLNEEAWQYLADIEPAQWTRSHFSSRALTDCMVNNLSESFNSMIVKARDKPILSMLEWIRVRLMSRLYIKKAGIEKYDGNLCPSIQKKFEQLKLECKSFSAVPSGRFVYEVDNGRERHVVDLVNKTCSCRVWDLTGIPCKHGVAAIFVNREKPEDYTHPCYYKDAYVETYKTPIPPMPGQSEWMSSGQPKPVAPTVYKPPGRPPMKRKRDADEPNPYKVSRGNSMGEEAEIAEREICMFLQKNFIQMQNSNN from the exons ATGGAGACTCTATTCCCAACTGTGGAGCACAGGTATTGTGTGAAGCACATAAACAACAACTTCAAGGTTAACCACAAGGGCATGGAGTTGAAGAGTATACTGTGGAGGTGTGCTGGCACAACATCAGCTAGggaatttgagagagaaatggaCCATCTTAAGAGTTTGAATGAAGAAGCTTGGCAGTACCTGGCTGATATAGAGCCTGCACAGTGGACCAGATCCCACTTTTCTTCAAGAGCTTTGACAGATTGTATGGTAAACAATCTGAGTGAGAGTTTTAACTCTATGATTGTGAAGGCTAGAGACAAGCCCATCTTATCAATGCTGGAGTGGATCAGAGTTAGGCTTATGAGCAGGCTGTATATAAAGAAGGCTGGCATAGAAAAGTATGATGGCAATTTGTGTCCAAGCATACAAAAGAAGTTTGAGCAGTTAAAATTAGAGTGTAAGAGTTTCAGTGCAGTTCCTTCTGGGAGGTTTGTGTATGAGGTTGACAATGGGAGGGAAAGGCATGTGGTGGACTTGGTAAATAAGACATGTAGTTGTAGAGTATGGGACTTGACAGGAATCCCTTGCAAGCATGGAGTTGCAGCCATTTTTGTGAATCGTGAGAAACCAGAAGACTACACCCATCCATGCTACTACAAGGATGCTTATGTGGAGACATACAAGACACCCATACCTCCCATGCCTGGCCAGTCTGAGTGGATGTCAAGTGGCCAACCCAAGCCTGTTGCACCTACTGTCTATAAGCCACCAGGCAGGCCACccatgaagaggaagagagatgctGATGAGCCGAACCCTTATAAGGTGTCTAGAGGAAACAG CATGGGAGAGGAGGCAGAGATTGCAGAAAGGGAAATCTGtatgtttttacaaaaaaattttattcaaatgcaaAATTCCAATAACTGA
- the LOC126703195 gene encoding uncharacterized protein LOC126703195 — protein sequence MEWRKCYLDVILVPLGFLLTISYHLYLWHKVRTQPFTTTIGRNAHGRRFWVGAMIKDIDRKNIVAVQTLRNLIMGSTLMATTSILVSAGLGAVISSTYSVKKPVNDTIYGAHGEFMVALKYVALLTVFLFSFFCHSLSIRFLNQVCILICVPQDPMCMVTADYLTELLEKGSLLNTIGNRLFYAAIPLLLWIFGPVLVFLCFAAMVPVFYNLDFIMCNYGQGKVEENGNKEFV from the exons atggaatgGAGGAAATGTTATTTGGATGTGATCCTTGTACCATTAGGTTTTCTCTTAACCATTTCCTATCATCTTTATCTATGGCATAAGGTTCGGACACAGCCTTTCACAACTACAATCGGAAGAAATGCACACGGAAGACGTTTCTGGGTCGGGGCCATGATAAAG GACATTGATAGGAAGAATATTGTGGCAGTTCAAACCCTCCGGAACTTGATCATGGGTTCAACCCTGATGGCTACTACATCAATCCTGGTCAGTGCTGGTCTAGGAGCAGTAATAAGCAGCACATACAGTGTGAAAAAACCTGTCAATGACACCATTTATGGGGCACATGGGGAATTTATGGTGGCACTAAAATATGTAGCACTCCTCacagtttttcttttctcattcttCTGCCACTCCCTATCGATTAGGTTCTTAAATCAAGTGTGCATCCTCATTTGTGTCCCACAAGACCCTATGTGCATGGTTACTGCAGACTATTTGACTGAGCTTTTAGAGAAGGGTTCTCTTTTAAACACTATTGGCAATAGGCTATTCTATGCAGCAATTCCTCTTCTACTTTggatttttgggcctgtcctagTTTTCTTATGCTTTGCTGCAATGGTGCCTGTGTTCTACAACCTTGACTTTATTATGTGTAACTATGGGCAGGGAAAGGTGGAGGAGAATGGAAATAAGGAGtttgtttga